Below is a window of Haloglycomyces albus DSM 45210 DNA.
ATAGTTTCCTCCCCTGGGTTTATGTCCACTCGTCCGCTTGTGGACCATCGACGGTCGGAACACCGGTTCTTTTCATTGTATTTTTACGCGAGGGTTGCGCGTAGATCGACACACGTCCGTGTCAAATTCCTTTGAACCGGTGTGAACTGCACTTCGAGTTGTTATTGATCTTCCTGCGTGGCAAGCGGATTTACCAGGTGCAGGATTGTTATGGAAAGTGTGCCGAAAAATAATCTTCAAATATCTGTTCGAACGGAATTTGAGGAAACCGAGGACACCGGCTGATTCGGTCGATACAACAGAGGAATGTACGACAATCAGTCTCCGGACCAACCAGGCGCTCCCATGGCCACGGCGGGAATCGTCCTCGGCTGGATTTCCACCATTGGTTTCCTCCTACTGGTGATTCTGTACTGCACCATCGGTGTGGCGCTGTTCAGCGGTTTGAGCGACGAATGGGATACCGACATGCAAAACCAAATCCAGTGGGCCTAACGATGTAACGCACTGACATTCGATCAGGAGACGAAGGTCGAATGTCAGTTCGATGTGCTTGTCTGGTGTCATGGATCAGTCGGATTTCGGGCGGCTTCGCCTCCATTCCCAGCAGCTTGTTGCGCCGAGGTACACCTCCGTTCACGACGCGGTGACACACCTGGGCGCGGTGCAGGCCCAAGACCTCAAGGCGGCCGTCACGGCGATAGCAGTGCGGATGGACGCGGGGCACTGGCGGCAGGTGGTGGAGGGGCTCAATACGGGGACGATCGTTCGCTCCTGGACGATGCGCGGCACCTACCACATCGTGCCCGGCGAAGACTTGCCGTGGATGCTGGAGCTCCTCACTCCACGAGTCGAACGTCAGGCCGCGCGTCGCCGAATACAGCTGGGCGTTTCCGACGAAATGTTGGAACGTGCCGCCGAGGTGGCGATATCAGCATTGCGGGGCGGGCGGAGCCTCAGTCGCCCGCGATTGTTCGAGCGGTGGGAAGAAGCGCGGATCCCAACGAAGGCGGGATGTGGGTATCATATTCTGCAATATCTCTCCCATTCCGGCCTCCTCTGTTTTGGACCGTTGAACGGCAATAGTCACGATATCGTCCTCCTAGAGGAATGGGTACCGGTCCGCCGTCGCTTGGGGATCGAGATCAGCCGCGACGAAGCGTTGGCCGTTTTCGCGGAACGGTACTTTAGAATCCACGGCCCGGCCGACCTGGACGACTTCGCCCGTTGGGGCGGATTGACCAAACGCGATGCTCGCAGTGGCCTGTCTGATGCGGCCGACCGTCTGGATCGGACCGAACTCGACGGCCGAACCTATTATCTTGCGTCTGACACCTCGGCACGGGTTCACCGCCCGGAGTCCGATTCCAGTCGCACCCGTTTGCTTCCCGCCTTCGACGAACTGGTTCTGGGGTATAAGGACCGTACGCCGACCGTCTCTAGGACCGAGGAGAGCTTTATAATGCCGGGTAAAAACGGCGTATTTCGCCCCATGGTCGTCCATGACTCACGAGCGGTGGGGACGTGGCGCGTACGTACCAAAGGCAAGACGCGGTGGATCGAGGCGGAACCGTTCACGGCCTTCGACCCCGAAGTGGAGACGGCACTGGAACCCCATCGGACACAGGACTTTCTGGAGCGCATGGTGATGTAAAGAGGAGTGACAGCGTGTGCGGTCATTCGTCCTCAAACCACCGTCGGCTGCCGTATGCGAGGACTTCAACACCGCTCACCCGCGCCGTGAATATTATTTGTGACGCCCGGGTAGGACCTGATTGGCATTACTAGTTCTCTCAGTTGCCCGCAGGAGCCCATTCACAAGCCCATTCGCCCGTCGTCGAGACG
It encodes the following:
- a CDS encoding DUF4190 domain-containing protein → MYDNQSPDQPGAPMATAGIVLGWISTIGFLLLVILYCTIGVALFSGLSDEWDTDMQNQIQWA
- a CDS encoding winged helix DNA-binding domain-containing protein; protein product: MDQSDFGRLRLHSQQLVAPRYTSVHDAVTHLGAVQAQDLKAAVTAIAVRMDAGHWRQVVEGLNTGTIVRSWTMRGTYHIVPGEDLPWMLELLTPRVERQAARRRIQLGVSDEMLERAAEVAISALRGGRSLSRPRLFERWEEARIPTKAGCGYHILQYLSHSGLLCFGPLNGNSHDIVLLEEWVPVRRRLGIEISRDEALAVFAERYFRIHGPADLDDFARWGGLTKRDARSGLSDAADRLDRTELDGRTYYLASDTSARVHRPESDSSRTRLLPAFDELVLGYKDRTPTVSRTEESFIMPGKNGVFRPMVVHDSRAVGTWRVRTKGKTRWIEAEPFTAFDPEVETALEPHRTQDFLERMVM